One stretch of Anguilla anguilla isolate fAngAng1 chromosome 5, fAngAng1.pri, whole genome shotgun sequence DNA includes these proteins:
- the LOC118227521 gene encoding protein app1-like has product MKTAIACLCFASTICAAPMTSLYDYLPQIGVPRQPSQPPQRTTNYVAPAPPAQQPGMAAPISMEIVFPPRFPSQVTGGQQTGSAFPSQAFIKYKIPKVPGRQSMEIFYPYDLIQQQQMLPNVPQMPAIPNIPQFPQIPNLFPYGFLPPTGPQQNNMFPSFGVQQQLPQEPVQAQQPAQSSQPAQPAQAGLNGPAAP; this is encoded by the exons ATGAAGACTGCGATTGCATGCCTGTGCTTCGCGAGCACAATATGTGCTGCGCCA ATGACATCCCTCTATGATTACCTGCCCCAGATTGGGGTTCCACGGCAGCCGAGTCAGCCTCCACAG aggaCTACCAACTATGTGGCACCAGCTCCACCAGCCCAACAACCAGGAATGGCAGCCCCAATCAGCATGGAAATA gtatTTCCTCCAAGATTTCCTTCTCAGGTCACAGGGGGGCAGCAGACTGGATCA GCATTCCCTTCACAAGCATTTATCAAATATAAGATCCCAAAGGTTCCTGGGAGACAGAGCATGGAAATT TTCTACCCATACGATTTGATACAGCAACAGCAG atGTTGCCAAATGTTCCCCAGATGCCCGCCATACCAAATATTCCACAATTCCCTCAAATTCCAAAT CTTTTTCCATATGGATTCCTGCCACCAACAGGACCTCAACAGAACAAT ATGTTCCCGAGTTTTGGAGTCCAACAGCAGTTGCCCCAGGAACCTGTTCAAGCACAGCAGCCAGCACAGTCAAGCCagccagcacagcctgctcaggcCGGCCTTAAT GGTCCAGCAGCACCTTAG